The Salmo trutta unplaced genomic scaffold, fSalTru1.1, whole genome shotgun sequence genome has a segment encoding these proteins:
- the LOC115184989 gene encoding phosphoglycerate mutase 1 isoform X2, giving the protein MAAYKLVLIRHGESCWNQENRFCGWFDAELSETGEQEAKRGGQALKDAGYEFDVCYTSVLKRAIRTLWLVLDGIDQMWLPVHRTWRLNERHYGGLTGLNKAETAEKHGEAQVKIWRRSYDTPPPPMEEEHNFYNNISQDRRYGDLTEDQLPSCESLKDTIARALPFWNDEIVPQIKDGKRVLIAAHGNSLRGIVKHLEGMSEEAIMELNLPSV; this is encoded by the exons ATGGCTGCGTACAAATTGGTTCTGATCCGTCACGGAGAGAGCTGCTGGAACCAGGAGAACCGCTTCTGCGGATGGTTCGACGCGGAACTCAGTGAAACCGGGGAGCAGGAGgcgaagagaggaggacaggcgCTAAAAG ATGCTGGCTATGAGTTTGACGTGTGCTACACCTCAGTCCTGAAGAGAGCCATCCGGACTCTgtggttggtcctggatgggatcGACCAGATGTGGCTTCCTGTCCACCGCACCTGGCGCCTCAACGAGCGCCACTACGGAGGCCTGACGGGGCTCAACAAGGCGGAGACAGCGGAGAAGCACGGCGAGGCCCAGGttaagatctggaggaggagctaTGACACCCCACCTCCTCCCATGGAGGAGGAGCACAACTTCTACAACAACATCAGCCAG GACCGTCGCTATGGAGACCTGACGGAGGACCAGCTGCCGTCCTGTGAGAGCCTGAAGGACACTATTGCCCGAGCACTGCCCTTCTGGAACGACGAAATCGTGCCCCAAATCAAGGACGGGAAGAGGGTTCTCATCGCCGCCCACGGCAACAGTCTCCGAGGCATCGTCAAGCACCTggagg GTATGTCAGAGGAGGCCATCATGGAGTTGAACCTTCCTAGTGTTTAG
- the LOC115184992 gene encoding M-phase inducer phosphatase-like isoform X3 — protein METFNVLGNEISPGDALPGPSHNEPVWSLSPSPGTGPSPVSELSFSLKSLRCHDGADTPRRKLRLTPELVTPSPPGPTPGSTCGRGLVPRGKETPTGHILTDSRNRRGERFLSPACSAPKMKRLRVKLSTRFCSVAVQRSDPGVRGLRCQGQSSPPGGGALRVRQGDVELPDVEALLSVRRVKSRRRPFPPSSLLGSTMEDHTLTGDYSKPLLLPVERVERQGLHCISAQTVASLLRGQYSGTVGDFLIIDCRYPYEYHGGHIRGADNLHTEAQIQGVLLQLPALYQHSSWGSPPGQAPDPGVSGISIGGVLQRSSSQSHSPGSGTTPPAQGSPMEGSSPRKLIVFHCEFSSERGPRLCHYLRELDRALHASLYPLLFYPELYLLEGGYRHFYSCYPELCEPRGYVPMLHGEYREQLGRFRRKTKSRLHKRLPLYKTH, from the exons ATGGAGACATTCAATGTACTTGGGAATGAAATCTCTCCGGGAGACGCACTACCGGGGCCGTCACACAACGAGCCCGTTTGGAGCTTGTCACCTTCACCGGGCACCGGACCCTCACCTGTATCCGAGCTCTCCTTCAGCCTAAAGAGCCTCCGATGCCACGACGGCGC AGACACGCCGCGCAGAAAGCTGCGACTGACGCCGGAGCTAGTGACTCCCAGTCCCCCTGGGCCCACGCCGGGTTCGACGTGCGGCAGAGGGCTTGTCCCCCGGGGAAAGGAGACGCCGACAG GTCACATCCTGACAGACTCCAGGAAcagaaggggagagag GTTTCTCTCCCCTGCATGTTCTGCTCCTAAAATG AAGCGTCTGCGTGTGAAGCTGTCGACCCGGttctgcagcgttgcagttcagAGGTCAGACCCAGGGGTCAGGGGTCTCAGATGTCAAGGTCAAAGTTCCCCGCCAGGAGGCGGAGCCTTGCGTGTCCGTCAGGGTGACGTGGAGCTGCCAGATGTTGAG GCATTGCTCTCTGTACGGCGAGTCAAGTCCAGGAGGCGGCCTTTCCCTCCCAGTAGCCTCCTGGGTTCTACCATGGAGGACCACACCCTGACAGGAGATTACAGCAAG CCATTACTGTTACCAGTAGAGAGAGTGGAACGCCAGGGCCTTCACTGCATCTCAGCCCAAACA GTGGCGTCTCTGCTAAGAGGACAGTACAGCGGTACAGTGGGAGACTTTCTCATCATAGACTGTCGCTACCCTTATGAGTACCACGGTGGACACATCAGG GGGGCAGACAACCTCCACACTGAGGCTCAGATCCAGGGGGTTTTACTCCAGCTCCCTGCCCTCTACCAGCACTCCTCCTGGGGCAGCCCCCCTGGACAGGCTCCAGATCCAGGCGTCAGTGGTATTTCCATTGGTGGAGTGTTACAGAGGTCCAGCTCACAGTCACATTCACCCGGAAGTGGTACCACTCCACCAGCACAGGGGTCACCCATGGAGGGGTCGTCGCCACGGAAACTGATTGTGTTCCACTGCGAGTTCTCGTCAGAGAGGGGCCCACGGCT ATGTCAttacctgagagagctggacagaGCGCTCCATGCCTCCCTCTACCCTCTGCTCTTCTACCCTGAGCTCTACCTGCTGGAGGGGGGCTACAGACACTTCTACTCCTGCTACCCG GAGCTGTGTGAGCCGCGTGGCTATGTTCCCATGCTCCACGGGGAGTACAGAGAGCAGCTGGGACGATTCAGACGGAAGACCAAGTCACGACTCCACAAGAGACTGCCGCTCTACAAGACTCACTGA
- the LOC115184992 gene encoding M-phase inducer phosphatase-like isoform X2, translating to MKHPCCDGRMETHNIIIITQNRRRGMETFNVLGNEISPGDALPGPSHNEPVWSLSPSPGTGPSPVSELSFSLKSLRCHDGADTPRRKLRLTPELVTPSPPGPTPGSTCGRGLVPRGKETPTGHILTDSRNRRGERFLSPACSAPKMKRLRVKLSTRFCSVAVQRSDPGVRGLRCQGQSSPPGGGALRVRQGDVELPDVEALLSVRRVKSRRRPFPPSSLLGSTMEDHTLTGDYSKVASLLRGQYSGTVGDFLIIDCRYPYEYHGGHIRGADNLHTEAQIQGVLLQLPALYQHSSWGSPPGQAPDPGVSGISIGGVLQRSSSQSHSPGSGTTPPAQGSPMEGSSPRKLIVFHCEFSSERGPRLCHYLRELDRALHASLYPLLFYPELYLLEGGYRHFYSCYPELCEPRGYVPMLHGEYREQLGRFRRKTKSRLHKRLPLYKTH from the exons ATGAAACATCCCTGCTGTGATGGGAGGATGGAGACCCATAACATAATCATCATCACACAG AATAGGCGACGAGGAATGGAGACATTCAATGTACTTGGGAATGAAATCTCTCCGGGAGACGCACTACCGGGGCCGTCACACAACGAGCCCGTTTGGAGCTTGTCACCTTCACCGGGCACCGGACCCTCACCTGTATCCGAGCTCTCCTTCAGCCTAAAGAGCCTCCGATGCCACGACGGCGC AGACACGCCGCGCAGAAAGCTGCGACTGACGCCGGAGCTAGTGACTCCCAGTCCCCCTGGGCCCACGCCGGGTTCGACGTGCGGCAGAGGGCTTGTCCCCCGGGGAAAGGAGACGCCGACAG GTCACATCCTGACAGACTCCAGGAAcagaaggggagagag GTTTCTCTCCCCTGCATGTTCTGCTCCTAAAATG AAGCGTCTGCGTGTGAAGCTGTCGACCCGGttctgcagcgttgcagttcagAGGTCAGACCCAGGGGTCAGGGGTCTCAGATGTCAAGGTCAAAGTTCCCCGCCAGGAGGCGGAGCCTTGCGTGTCCGTCAGGGTGACGTGGAGCTGCCAGATGTTGAG GCATTGCTCTCTGTACGGCGAGTCAAGTCCAGGAGGCGGCCTTTCCCTCCCAGTAGCCTCCTGGGTTCTACCATGGAGGACCACACCCTGACAGGAGATTACAGCAAG GTGGCGTCTCTGCTAAGAGGACAGTACAGCGGTACAGTGGGAGACTTTCTCATCATAGACTGTCGCTACCCTTATGAGTACCACGGTGGACACATCAGG GGGGCAGACAACCTCCACACTGAGGCTCAGATCCAGGGGGTTTTACTCCAGCTCCCTGCCCTCTACCAGCACTCCTCCTGGGGCAGCCCCCCTGGACAGGCTCCAGATCCAGGCGTCAGTGGTATTTCCATTGGTGGAGTGTTACAGAGGTCCAGCTCACAGTCACATTCACCCGGAAGTGGTACCACTCCACCAGCACAGGGGTCACCCATGGAGGGGTCGTCGCCACGGAAACTGATTGTGTTCCACTGCGAGTTCTCGTCAGAGAGGGGCCCACGGCT ATGTCAttacctgagagagctggacagaGCGCTCCATGCCTCCCTCTACCCTCTGCTCTTCTACCCTGAGCTCTACCTGCTGGAGGGGGGCTACAGACACTTCTACTCCTGCTACCCG GAGCTGTGTGAGCCGCGTGGCTATGTTCCCATGCTCCACGGGGAGTACAGAGAGCAGCTGGGACGATTCAGACGGAAGACCAAGTCACGACTCCACAAGAGACTGCCGCTCTACAAGACTCACTGA
- the LOC115184989 gene encoding phosphoglycerate mutase 1 isoform X1: MAAYKLVLIRHGESCWNQENRFCGWFDAELSETGEQEAKRGGQALKDAGYEFDVCYTSVLKRAIRTLWLVLDGIDQMWLPVHRTWRLNERHYGGLTGLNKAETAEKHGEAQVKIWRRSYDTPPPPMEEEHNFYNNISQDRRYGDLTEDQLPSCESLKDTIARALPFWNDEIVPQIKDGKRVLIAAHGNSLRGIVKHLEGMSEEAIMELNLPTGIPILYELDKNLKPVGPMQFLGDEETVKKAMEAVAAQGKAKK; this comes from the exons ATGGCTGCGTACAAATTGGTTCTGATCCGTCACGGAGAGAGCTGCTGGAACCAGGAGAACCGCTTCTGCGGATGGTTCGACGCGGAACTCAGTGAAACCGGGGAGCAGGAGgcgaagagaggaggacaggcgCTAAAAG ATGCTGGCTATGAGTTTGACGTGTGCTACACCTCAGTCCTGAAGAGAGCCATCCGGACTCTgtggttggtcctggatgggatcGACCAGATGTGGCTTCCTGTCCACCGCACCTGGCGCCTCAACGAGCGCCACTACGGAGGCCTGACGGGGCTCAACAAGGCGGAGACAGCGGAGAAGCACGGCGAGGCCCAGGttaagatctggaggaggagctaTGACACCCCACCTCCTCCCATGGAGGAGGAGCACAACTTCTACAACAACATCAGCCAG GACCGTCGCTATGGAGACCTGACGGAGGACCAGCTGCCGTCCTGTGAGAGCCTGAAGGACACTATTGCCCGAGCACTGCCCTTCTGGAACGACGAAATCGTGCCCCAAATCAAGGACGGGAAGAGGGTTCTCATCGCCGCCCACGGCAACAGTCTCCGAGGCATCGTCAAGCACCTggagg GTATGTCAGAGGAGGCCATCATGGAGCTTAACCTGCCTACAGGGATCCCCATCCTGTatgaactggacaagaacctgaagCCTGTAGGGCCCATGCAGTTCCTGGGAGACGAGGAGACAGTGAAGAAGGCCATGGAGGCTGTGGCTGCTCAGGGCAAGGCCAAgaaatag
- the LOC115184992 gene encoding M-phase inducer phosphatase-like isoform X1: MKHPCCDGRMETHNIIIITQNRRRGMETFNVLGNEISPGDALPGPSHNEPVWSLSPSPGTGPSPVSELSFSLKSLRCHDGADTPRRKLRLTPELVTPSPPGPTPGSTCGRGLVPRGKETPTGHILTDSRNRRGERFLSPACSAPKMKRLRVKLSTRFCSVAVQRSDPGVRGLRCQGQSSPPGGGALRVRQGDVELPDVEALLSVRRVKSRRRPFPPSSLLGSTMEDHTLTGDYSKPLLLPVERVERQGLHCISAQTVASLLRGQYSGTVGDFLIIDCRYPYEYHGGHIRGADNLHTEAQIQGVLLQLPALYQHSSWGSPPGQAPDPGVSGISIGGVLQRSSSQSHSPGSGTTPPAQGSPMEGSSPRKLIVFHCEFSSERGPRLCHYLRELDRALHASLYPLLFYPELYLLEGGYRHFYSCYPELCEPRGYVPMLHGEYREQLGRFRRKTKSRLHKRLPLYKTH, encoded by the exons ATGAAACATCCCTGCTGTGATGGGAGGATGGAGACCCATAACATAATCATCATCACACAG AATAGGCGACGAGGAATGGAGACATTCAATGTACTTGGGAATGAAATCTCTCCGGGAGACGCACTACCGGGGCCGTCACACAACGAGCCCGTTTGGAGCTTGTCACCTTCACCGGGCACCGGACCCTCACCTGTATCCGAGCTCTCCTTCAGCCTAAAGAGCCTCCGATGCCACGACGGCGC AGACACGCCGCGCAGAAAGCTGCGACTGACGCCGGAGCTAGTGACTCCCAGTCCCCCTGGGCCCACGCCGGGTTCGACGTGCGGCAGAGGGCTTGTCCCCCGGGGAAAGGAGACGCCGACAG GTCACATCCTGACAGACTCCAGGAAcagaaggggagagag GTTTCTCTCCCCTGCATGTTCTGCTCCTAAAATG AAGCGTCTGCGTGTGAAGCTGTCGACCCGGttctgcagcgttgcagttcagAGGTCAGACCCAGGGGTCAGGGGTCTCAGATGTCAAGGTCAAAGTTCCCCGCCAGGAGGCGGAGCCTTGCGTGTCCGTCAGGGTGACGTGGAGCTGCCAGATGTTGAG GCATTGCTCTCTGTACGGCGAGTCAAGTCCAGGAGGCGGCCTTTCCCTCCCAGTAGCCTCCTGGGTTCTACCATGGAGGACCACACCCTGACAGGAGATTACAGCAAG CCATTACTGTTACCAGTAGAGAGAGTGGAACGCCAGGGCCTTCACTGCATCTCAGCCCAAACA GTGGCGTCTCTGCTAAGAGGACAGTACAGCGGTACAGTGGGAGACTTTCTCATCATAGACTGTCGCTACCCTTATGAGTACCACGGTGGACACATCAGG GGGGCAGACAACCTCCACACTGAGGCTCAGATCCAGGGGGTTTTACTCCAGCTCCCTGCCCTCTACCAGCACTCCTCCTGGGGCAGCCCCCCTGGACAGGCTCCAGATCCAGGCGTCAGTGGTATTTCCATTGGTGGAGTGTTACAGAGGTCCAGCTCACAGTCACATTCACCCGGAAGTGGTACCACTCCACCAGCACAGGGGTCACCCATGGAGGGGTCGTCGCCACGGAAACTGATTGTGTTCCACTGCGAGTTCTCGTCAGAGAGGGGCCCACGGCT ATGTCAttacctgagagagctggacagaGCGCTCCATGCCTCCCTCTACCCTCTGCTCTTCTACCCTGAGCTCTACCTGCTGGAGGGGGGCTACAGACACTTCTACTCCTGCTACCCG GAGCTGTGTGAGCCGCGTGGCTATGTTCCCATGCTCCACGGGGAGTACAGAGAGCAGCTGGGACGATTCAGACGGAAGACCAAGTCACGACTCCACAAGAGACTGCCGCTCTACAAGACTCACTGA